A DNA window from Clostridium botulinum BKT015925 contains the following coding sequences:
- a CDS encoding Panacea domain-containing protein encodes MCQAIDVAKWFIKNGYKPCDTRNGNMKLNKLLYFAQLISLVKRDKVLFNDNLSAFKHGVVVENVRQEYHNNYNNFIQTARKSSITLADEEEEVLNITSNIFGQVDARELSQLTHEHSCWKDHYEKSKRGNGNYDKQDGIIPIDEIVNNYQCDLNLIREILSAYEDCNVSDEECIEINGVKFYYDPNEVNITDSNIRQTLERFPADDIAYTVCMDSTQGLIIY; translated from the coding sequence ATGTGTCAAGCTATTGACGTTGCAAAATGGTTTATTAAAAATGGCTATAAACCCTGCGATACAAGAAATGGTAATATGAAGTTGAATAAGCTTTTATATTTTGCACAATTAATCAGTTTAGTGAAAAGAGATAAAGTTTTATTTAATGATAATTTATCTGCATTTAAACACGGTGTAGTAGTTGAAAATGTACGACAAGAATATCATAACAATTATAATAATTTTATACAAACAGCACGAAAGTCCTCAATTACTCTAGCAGATGAAGAAGAGGAAGTTTTAAATATTACAAGCAATATTTTTGGACAAGTTGACGCTAGGGAATTATCACAATTAACACATGAACATTCCTGTTGGAAAGATCATTACGAGAAATCAAAAAGAGGTAATGGTAACTATGACAAACAAGATGGTATTATACCGATTGATGAAATAGTTAATAATTATCAATGTGATTTAAATTTAATAAGAGAAATATTATCAGCTTATGAAGATTGCAATGTAAGTGATGAAGAATGTATAGAGATAAATGGCGTTAAATTTTATTATGATCCCAATGAAGTTAATATTACTGATAGTAATATCCGTCAAACATTAGAAAGATTCCCTGCTGATGATATAGCTTACACAGTGTGTATGGATTCTACACAAGGATTGATTATTTATTAA
- a CDS encoding mono-ADP-ribosyltransferase C3, producing the protein MKGIRKSILCLVLSAGVIAPVTTSIVQSPQKCYACTVDKGSYADTFTEFTNVEEAKKWGNAQYKKYGLSKPEQEAIKFYTRDASKINGPLRANQGNENGLPADILQKVKLIDQSFSKMKMPQNIILFRGDDPAYLGPEFQDKILNKDGTINKTVFEQVKAKFLKKDRTEYGYISTSLMSAQFGGRPIVTKFKVTNGSKGGYIDPISYFPGQLEVLLPRNNSYYISDMQISPNNRQIMITAMIFK; encoded by the coding sequence ATGAAAGGGATAAGAAAGTCAATTTTATGTTTAGTTTTATCAGCAGGGGTAATAGCTCCGGTAACAACGAGTATAGTTCAAAGTCCTCAAAAATGTTATGCTTGTACTGTTGATAAAGGTTCATATGCAGATACTTTCACAGAATTTACCAATGTTGAGGAAGCCAAAAAATGGGGAAATGCTCAATATAAAAAATATGGCCTAAGCAAACCTGAACAAGAAGCTATAAAATTTTATACAAGAGATGCAAGTAAGATCAATGGACCATTAAGAGCAAATCAAGGGAATGAAAATGGATTACCTGCTGATATATTACAAAAAGTTAAATTAATTGATCAATCTTTTAGTAAGATGAAGATGCCTCAAAATATTATTCTTTTTAGAGGTGATGACCCTGCTTATTTAGGTCCAGAATTTCAAGATAAAATTCTTAATAAAGATGGAACAATTAATAAAACTGTTTTTGAACAAGTTAAAGCGAAATTTTTAAAAAAGGATAGAACAGAATATGGATATATTAGTACTTCATTAATGAGTGCGCAATTTGGAGGAAGACCAATTGTTACTAAATTTAAAGTAACTAATGGATCAAAAGGAGGGTATATAGACCCTATTAGCTATTTCCCAGGACAACTTGAAGTGTTGCTTCCTAGAAATAATAGTTATTATATAAGTGATATGCAAATATCTCCTAATAATAGACAAATTATGATTACAGCAATGATATTTAAATAG
- a CDS encoding type III toxin-antitoxin system ToxN/AbiQ family toxin: MGIKIYMIDSNYITYLRSFDTNVALNKKIHEGIRKYTGIVFHVNDFKYFAPMSSPKQKHKNISDEQIDCVKIKKGQLGVVNLNNMIPVCDENLLPFHINEQEESYKNLLFNQFKYLNKSKQEVKDKARKLYSIVNSGKHKKISNRCCNFKLLEQKCMEYQYVKESFDEAAVNITTYKE; encoded by the coding sequence ATGGGGATTAAAATTTATATGATAGATAGTAATTATATTACTTATTTAAGAAGCTTTGATACTAATGTAGCTTTAAATAAAAAGATTCATGAAGGTATTAGAAAATATACTGGCATAGTATTTCACGTTAATGACTTTAAATATTTTGCTCCTATGTCTTCACCTAAACAAAAACACAAAAATATTAGTGATGAACAAATTGATTGTGTAAAAATAAAAAAAGGACAACTAGGCGTAGTTAATCTTAATAATATGATTCCAGTTTGTGATGAGAATTTATTGCCATTCCATATAAATGAACAAGAGGAAAGTTATAAAAATTTATTATTTAATCAATTTAAATATCTAAATAAAAGTAAACAAGAAGTTAAAGACAAAGCAAGGAAGTTATATAGTATAGTTAATTCAGGAAAACATAAAAAGATATCTAATAGATGTTGCAATTTTAAATTATTGGAACAAAAGTGTATGGAATATCAATACGTCAAAGAATCATTTGATGAAGCTGCGGTAAATATAACGACATACAAAGAATAA
- a CDS encoding helix-turn-helix domain-containing protein: MKITIDTVLEEQSKTRYWLAQQTGITYPSIMRIANNKSTSITFDNLQKICIALNCTPNDILQID, from the coding sequence ATGAAAATTACAATAGATACTGTATTAGAAGAACAATCAAAAACTCGTTATTGGTTAGCTCAGCAAACAGGTATTACATATCCTAGTATAATGAGAATAGCAAATAATAAATCTACATCTATAACTTTTGACAACCTTCAAAAAATCTGCATAGCTCTAAATTGCACACCAAACGATATACTCCAAATTGACTAA